The Streptomyces sp. HUAS CB01 genome has a segment encoding these proteins:
- a CDS encoding RNase A-like domain-containing protein, which translates to MGTPAPGQNGTIDVKPTDLHRVSGGVASQQTVMDKGAKSLLDDLHKYPDAGGYGTSPQAFATSYVKVGNRFLEVWAKSVVSIGGAAVGFTSTANAYAKAEAANDPTGKAKPVVQPLPKVIDKPPAYGSVPNLKWGDDDGGDDFIRRILEWVPEPVREVLRPVVKHAFRMGKVAEVYPFPQQHYLNSLSKAWMATTTSLSLAESGLTGNVGSITQQANSEWYDAMRQFCSSLWGTTAWGKSRENYEWKHDSSSSQTATHPVMTVLFDTAQKVSDLLYEFAEAAVYLNREVWDVYIEAVRDAIPKVEVNLKDGVGMDDVKGFLKGVAKGVAKGASQLGQGIVLNMDTAKLNSIVTTYNRRVDALVPQLDALMGPLDEAHRSAPKFEAQEARAQGFGMRALEEFKDSQVWMKVDSTGKYDLNLAANEYMENGHTLDKHVGKTDEQLAQRLRDQQTNGPTQAWPHGKPYPSSSSAFPNYRRAEALTEYNLNQNKAAIEAWIKGPPPPGEGDVKAFHATAPNGETSGRSVSKQPADPNDPLSGYKQGGMNAKAYDVTGIDTRIRYDSGRTPPFTVMTSMPSKS; encoded by the coding sequence ATGGGGACACCAGCACCGGGTCAGAACGGCACCATCGACGTCAAGCCAACCGACCTCCACCGTGTGTCCGGCGGTGTGGCGAGCCAGCAGACGGTGATGGACAAAGGCGCCAAGTCCCTGCTCGACGATCTGCACAAGTACCCGGACGCCGGCGGTTACGGCACCTCACCTCAGGCCTTCGCGACGTCGTACGTCAAGGTCGGCAACCGCTTCCTCGAAGTATGGGCCAAGAGCGTCGTCAGCATCGGGGGAGCGGCAGTCGGCTTCACTTCGACGGCCAATGCCTACGCGAAGGCGGAGGCGGCCAACGATCCCACAGGTAAGGCCAAACCGGTCGTCCAGCCGTTGCCGAAGGTCATCGATAAGCCGCCCGCCTACGGCTCCGTGCCGAATCTGAAGTGGGGCGACGACGACGGCGGCGACGACTTCATCCGCAGGATCCTCGAGTGGGTCCCCGAGCCGGTCCGGGAGGTGCTGAGGCCGGTGGTGAAGCATGCCTTCCGGATGGGCAAGGTCGCCGAGGTCTATCCGTTCCCGCAGCAGCACTACCTGAACTCGCTGTCCAAGGCGTGGATGGCGACGACCACCTCGCTCTCCCTTGCGGAGAGCGGCCTGACCGGGAACGTCGGCAGCATCACGCAGCAGGCCAACAGTGAGTGGTACGACGCGATGCGCCAGTTCTGCAGTTCGCTGTGGGGCACCACAGCGTGGGGCAAGAGCCGCGAGAACTACGAGTGGAAGCACGACAGCTCCTCCTCGCAGACTGCCACGCACCCCGTGATGACCGTGCTGTTCGACACGGCTCAGAAGGTCAGCGATCTCCTCTACGAATTCGCCGAGGCGGCCGTCTATCTCAATCGCGAGGTATGGGACGTCTACATCGAGGCCGTGCGCGACGCGATTCCCAAGGTCGAGGTCAACCTCAAGGACGGCGTCGGCATGGACGACGTCAAGGGCTTCCTGAAAGGCGTGGCCAAGGGTGTCGCCAAGGGCGCGAGTCAGCTGGGTCAGGGCATCGTCCTGAACATGGACACCGCCAAGCTGAACTCGATCGTCACCACGTACAACCGACGCGTCGACGCGCTCGTCCCGCAACTCGACGCGCTCATGGGACCGTTGGACGAGGCTCACCGGAGCGCTCCGAAGTTCGAAGCGCAGGAGGCGCGTGCGCAAGGTTTCGGCATGCGGGCCCTGGAGGAGTTCAAGGACTCGCAGGTCTGGATGAAGGTCGACTCGACCGGCAAGTACGACCTCAACCTCGCCGCCAACGAGTACATGGAGAACGGCCACACCCTGGACAAGCACGTCGGCAAGACGGACGAGCAACTCGCGCAGCGCCTGCGCGACCAGCAGACGAACGGCCCGACCCAGGCCTGGCCGCACGGCAAGCCGTATCCGAGCAGCTCTTCGGCCTTCCCGAACTACCGGCGGGCGGAGGCGCTGACCGAGTACAACCTCAACCAGAACAAGGCCGCCATCGAGGCGTGGATCAAGGGCCCGCCGCCGCCGGGGGAGGGAGACGTCAAAGCCTTCCATGCGACCGCGCCGAACGGCGAGACCAGCGGCCGCAGTGTGAGCAAACAACCGGCTGACCCGAACGACCCGCTCTCCGGGTACAAGCAGGGCGGCATGAACGCCAAGGCGTACGACGTCACCGGCATCGACACGCGGATCCGGTACGACAGCGGTCGTACCCCGCCGTTCACCGTCATGACGTCGATGCCCTCCAAGTCCTAG
- a CDS encoding RrF2 family transcriptional regulator: MRTSKGVEWAVHTLLNLAWLGDGEPVSTAQLAAAHDLSVSYLNKQLQQLVKGGLLESVPGARGGFRLARPLEAMSMLDVVLAIEGDQPLFRCAEIRRCGTIGERVPTGGFRRPCAVNSAMGRAEEAWRKALAEENLADVKADAEAHAPALASQVRRGLGRD; encoded by the coding sequence ATGCGAACGAGTAAGGGCGTCGAGTGGGCGGTGCACACCCTGCTCAACCTCGCGTGGCTGGGGGACGGCGAGCCGGTCTCGACCGCGCAGCTGGCGGCTGCTCACGATCTGTCGGTGTCGTACCTGAACAAGCAGCTCCAGCAACTCGTCAAGGGAGGGCTGCTGGAATCGGTGCCCGGCGCGCGAGGCGGCTTCCGGCTGGCCCGCCCGCTGGAGGCGATGTCGATGCTGGACGTGGTGCTTGCCATCGAGGGCGACCAGCCGCTGTTCCGGTGCGCCGAGATCCGTCGGTGCGGCACTATCGGCGAGCGGGTGCCGACCGGCGGGTTTCGTCGCCCGTGCGCGGTGAACAGCGCCATGGGGCGAGCGGAGGAAGCCTGGAGGAAGGCATTGGCCGAGGAGAACCTCGCCGATGTGAAGGCCGACGCCGAGGCGCACGCTCCCGCTCTGGCCTCGCAGGTGCGCCGCGGGCTCGGTCGCGACTGA
- the sigJ gene encoding RNA polymerase sigma factor SigJ codes for MTRIPGRSGVLDAEWPAHRPAVFGAAYRLLGSVADAEDVVQDVWLRAVAADLRDVDDLRAWLVTVAARRSYDILKSARARREIYVGPWLPAPLLTGPDASEAVLVDESVGSAMLLVMEELSPPERVAFVLHDVFGLEFSRISEVLGASVASARQLASRARRRVARSRQSTPQASRAERERLLAAFRAAYEAGDLAGLVRLLHPEAVFVTDGGGMTPSARKPILGGARIAMVMVRLGRRWCADRVEAVEVGGEPALLIRREGRVLCVDTVEFRDGLISAYRRVLNPEKIAHV; via the coding sequence GTGACGCGGATACCCGGGCGGTCCGGTGTGCTCGATGCCGAGTGGCCGGCGCACCGGCCCGCCGTCTTCGGAGCGGCATACCGGCTGCTCGGAAGCGTGGCCGACGCCGAGGACGTGGTCCAGGACGTATGGCTGCGGGCCGTCGCGGCCGATCTGCGCGACGTCGACGATCTTCGGGCCTGGCTCGTCACGGTGGCCGCGCGACGGTCGTACGACATCCTCAAGTCCGCCCGCGCCCGCAGGGAGATCTATGTGGGGCCCTGGTTGCCGGCGCCCCTGCTGACGGGGCCGGACGCGTCGGAGGCCGTGCTCGTCGACGAGTCCGTCGGGTCGGCGATGCTCCTGGTCATGGAGGAGCTGAGCCCGCCGGAGAGAGTGGCCTTCGTTCTTCACGACGTCTTCGGCCTCGAGTTCAGCCGGATCTCCGAAGTGCTGGGCGCCTCCGTGGCCTCGGCCCGCCAGCTCGCCTCACGGGCGCGGCGGAGGGTGGCCAGGTCGAGGCAGTCCACGCCGCAGGCGTCACGAGCGGAGCGCGAGCGCTTGCTCGCCGCGTTCCGCGCCGCCTACGAGGCCGGGGACCTGGCCGGGCTGGTGCGGCTCCTGCATCCGGAGGCCGTGTTCGTCACCGACGGTGGCGGCATGACTCCTTCGGCGCGCAAGCCCATTCTGGGCGGGGCGCGCATCGCCATGGTGATGGTTCGGCTGGGGCGGCGATGGTGCGCCGACCGCGTCGAGGCCGTCGAGGTCGGAGGCGAGCCCGCCCTGCTGATCCGCAGGGAGGGCCGGGTGCTCTGCGTGGACACCGTGGAGTTCAGGGACGGCCTCATCAGCGCATACCGCAGGGTCCTCAATCCCGAGAAGATCGCGCACGTCTGA
- a CDS encoding dihydrofolate reductase family protein, which translates to MRSVTYSMNVSLDGYIVGPDGRFDWTAPDEEVFRFWIDEIREVGVHLMGRRLYETMLYWETADQDPSLDDAMLEWTSLWKPLPKVVFSTTLSTVQGNARLASGGLAEAIERLRAEPGEGDIAIGGATLAAQAAASDLIDEYRAMVHPVLVGGGIPFFPRDERRVDLELVETRTFSSRFVYLRHRVARRASL; encoded by the coding sequence ATGCGCAGCGTGACCTATTCGATGAACGTCTCCCTTGACGGCTACATCGTCGGGCCGGACGGCCGTTTCGACTGGACGGCGCCGGACGAGGAGGTATTTCGCTTCTGGATCGACGAGATCCGGGAGGTCGGGGTCCATCTGATGGGGCGACGGCTGTACGAGACGATGCTGTACTGGGAGACCGCCGACCAGGATCCCTCGCTCGACGACGCGATGCTCGAATGGACCTCGCTCTGGAAGCCGCTCCCGAAGGTGGTGTTCTCCACCACGCTGTCGACGGTTCAGGGCAACGCCCGTCTGGCCTCCGGCGGGCTGGCGGAGGCCATCGAGCGGTTGCGGGCCGAGCCGGGGGAGGGCGACATCGCGATCGGCGGCGCGACCCTCGCCGCACAGGCGGCCGCGTCGGATCTGATCGACGAGTACCGGGCCATGGTCCACCCGGTGCTGGTCGGCGGTGGTATTCCGTTCTTTCCCCGAGACGAGCGCCGGGTGGATCTCGAACTCGTCGAGACCCGCACCTTCAGCTCGAGATTCGTCTACCTCCGCCATCGCGTGGCGCGCCGAGCCTCGCTCTAG
- a CDS encoding contact-dependent growth inhibition system immunity protein — protein sequence MSMRPLEHDRRYGELDQVMRAYLGQPADDTPERRSRALDAYLRVTWHTRPWAIAEAERQLREYGRNPPGRIRHQLGEFYAMPDTGMPQSEIGDWLTVLADHLRESIEEGDVPEPSSPQTHWEWHARFPETAQLLGGWFSQDIVDEFPDHDAAVADYAATTDAQVVARLVGELHELLALPLDEGDYALAAAELGMEVGPPEPSSHGAWFQSVAATLAGG from the coding sequence ATGTCCATGAGACCTCTCGAACACGACCGCCGGTATGGCGAGCTGGACCAGGTGATGCGCGCGTACCTGGGGCAGCCGGCCGACGACACCCCGGAGCGGCGCAGCCGCGCGCTGGACGCGTATCTCCGTGTCACGTGGCACACCCGCCCCTGGGCAATTGCGGAGGCGGAGCGCCAGCTGCGCGAGTACGGTCGCAATCCACCGGGCCGAATCCGGCACCAGCTGGGTGAGTTCTACGCGATGCCGGACACCGGGATGCCCCAGTCGGAGATCGGTGACTGGCTGACGGTGCTGGCCGATCACCTGAGGGAGAGCATCGAGGAAGGCGACGTCCCGGAACCGTCGTCGCCGCAGACTCACTGGGAGTGGCACGCGCGCTTCCCGGAAACAGCGCAACTGCTCGGCGGCTGGTTCTCGCAGGACATCGTCGACGAGTTTCCCGACCATGATGCCGCCGTTGCCGACTACGCCGCCACCACCGACGCTCAGGTGGTCGCGCGCCTCGTGGGCGAACTCCACGAGCTGCTCGCGCTCCCTCTGGACGAGGGCGACTACGCCTTGGCAGCCGCCGAACTCGGCATGGAGGTCGGCCCGCCCGAGCCGTCCTCCCACGGCGCCTGGTTCCAGTCGGTGGCGGCGACGCTGGCCGGCGGCTGA
- a CDS encoding RNase A-like domain-containing protein, which yields MLTRSASYPDRETAHWATQQVVTANEQAVHRWLAQGTRARLTIEAAWPSREESVGRVQLEADLLAGRGPVDVRAARVVLRREPSSPHGFVVHTTVPFYL from the coding sequence GTGCTGACCCGTTCCGCTTCCTACCCCGACCGCGAGACCGCTCACTGGGCCACCCAGCAGGTGGTGACCGCCAACGAGCAGGCCGTCCACCGCTGGCTCGCCCAGGGCACCCGGGCCCGACTCACCATCGAGGCCGCCTGGCCCTCCCGCGAGGAGTCCGTGGGCCGAGTGCAGCTTGAGGCCGACCTGCTGGCCGGGCGGGGGCCCGTCGACGTCCGCGCGGCGCGCGTGGTGTTGCGCCGCGAGCCGTCGAGCCCGCACGGCTTCGTCGTCCACACGACCGTCCCGTTCTACCTGTAG